Proteins encoded within one genomic window of Mya arenaria isolate MELC-2E11 chromosome 13, ASM2691426v1:
- the LOC128215072 gene encoding beta-1,3-galactosyltransferase 5-like has protein sequence MLGLTNNATAQNDLKDESDVYHDIVQYEFVDSYKNLTIKTILGFQHAVKYCPKAKFILKVDSDVYVNVPAISHLLHNYEENKTELHIPNVKEAATKQQMPTNVLEIVKTQAKNGIFGLLLNDSAPFRMDASHNIFQKWVVSKSEYPRDKYPDYLDGHGYVLPINVARELVQVSPSVPFFRLEDVYVGLCMESLGYTIEHTSGFLRLPTPVTTCSHKNTHVYLVHGVNASRMRTVWEAKCHDHGLAAIELANWNNRWIKMTT, from the coding sequence ATGCTTGGTTTAACAAATAATGCAACTGCACAAAACGATTTGAAGGATGAAAGCGATGTGTATCATGATATTGTTCAATATGAGTTCGTTGATTCGTACAAAAACCTGACGATAAAGACTATTCTGGGATTTCAACATGCCGTTAAATATTGTCCCAAAGCTAAATTCATCCTGAAAGTCGACAGTGACGTGTATGTTAATGTTCCCGCGATTTCGCATCTTCTCCATAACTATGAAGAAAATAAGACTGAACTACATATTCCAAATGTCAAAGAAGCTGCTACGAAGCAGCAAATGCCAACTAATGTTTTAGAAATTGTAAAAACGCAAGCAAAAAACGGAATATTTGGGCTGTTATTGAACGATTCTGCTCCATTTAGAATGGACGCTagtcataatatatttcagaaatgGGTTGTTTCAAAATCAGAATATCCCAGAGATAAGTATCCCGATTATCTCGATGGACATGGATATGTATTACCGATTAATGTTGCTCGGGAATTGGTCCAAGTGTCGCCGAGCGTTCCGTTCTTTCGACTTGAGGATGTGTATGTTGGGCTGTGTATGGAAAGCCTTGGCTATACAATTGAACATACCAGTGGGTTTTTACGACTTCCGACGCCAGTTACAACCTGTTCTCACAAGAACACGCATGTGTATCTCGTGCACGGCGTCAACGCATCACGCATGCGTACGGTATGGGAGGCCAAGTGTCATGACCATGGTTTGGCTGCGATTGAACTTGCAAACTGGAACAATAGATGGATTAAAATGACTACTTAA
- the LOC128214100 gene encoding ubiquitin-conjugating enzyme E2 U-like isoform X2 yields the protein MADKSRPDSDKPVIFSRAHLLIEREYENFQKDNPWGIEARPLTNENVFEWVAKMRGLQDTVWEGGTFTLYIKFDEHFNVRPPDVCFHTIPFHPNVDMITGRPCIDFLDNYSQWKETYSLTKILVTIQDLLANPDLSKPVNGEAAEMIMRSPHTYRQMVLDCVVASQRVEDSYQSIDPAKYIIQTPHADLESRVRFKVPDTQKSSRKIFTSRPPAKMAKLSFEDYHVTWSGIATSKARQDLKNPLLEAIKDKPALQKAHLGLPQEEIEEQMKRQLEEHETLMYGRFRTKPSEEEERAVKLARLNKMKKIYLPPRMSPTNIHSTEPPPPSGKGKEEPWEKEVDDLVAWTSKLDAKALEV from the exons ATGGCGGATAAATCACG accAGACAGTGATAAACCAGTAATTTTTTCAAGAGCACATCTGCTGATTGAAAGAGAATATGAAAACTTCCAGAAGGATAACCCATgg GGAATTGAAGCCCGTCCACTgacaaatgaaaatgtgtttgaatgGGTTGCAAAGATGAGGGGCTTGCAGGACACAGTATGGgaag GAGGAACATTTACATTATACATCAAGTTTGATGAGCATTTTAATGTCAGACCACCTGACGTGTGCTTCCATACTATTCCTTTCCATCCAAATG ttGACATGATCACAGGCCGTCCCTGTATAGACTTCCTAGACAACTATTCACAGTGGAAGGAAACATACTCCCTAACAAAGATTCTAGTCACAATTCAG GACTTACTGGCGAATCCTGACCTGAGCAAGCCTGTGAATGGTGAGGCTGCAGAGATGATCATGAGGTCGCCTCACACATACAGACAGATGGTGCTAGACTGTGTGGTGGCCTCACAACGAGTGGAGGACTCCTACCAGAGCATTGACCCTGCTAAATACA TAATACAGACACCACACGCAGACCTGGAATCCAGGGTAAGGTTCAAGGTGCCAGACACACAGAAGTCCAGCcgtaaaatatttacttctcGCCCACCAGCCAAGATGGCAAAACTCTCATTTGAGGACTACCATGTCACCTGGAGTGGGATAGCTACCTCAAAGGCTCGACAGGACCTTAAAAATCCTT TGTTGGAGGCGATCAAAGACAAGCCTGCCCTACAGAAGGCTCACCTTGGCCTGCCCCAAGAGGAGATCGAGGAACAGATGAAAAGACAACTTGAGGA ACATGAGACGCTGATGTATGGTCGGTTCCGCACCAAACCTTCAGAGGAGGAGGAGAGAGCTGTAAAACTGGCACGGCTCAATAAgatgaagaaaatatatctcCCACCTCGAATGTCACCCA CCAACATCCACAGCACAGAGCCGCCACCACCATCTGGGAAAGGGAAAGAAGAACCATGGGAGAAAGAGGTGGACGACCTTGTCGCCTGGACTTCCAAACTTGATGCCAAGGCACTAGAGGTCTGA
- the LOC128214100 gene encoding ubiquitin-conjugating enzyme E2 U-like isoform X1 has translation MADKSRVCFFSRPDSDKPVIFSRAHLLIEREYENFQKDNPWGIEARPLTNENVFEWVAKMRGLQDTVWEGGTFTLYIKFDEHFNVRPPDVCFHTIPFHPNVDMITGRPCIDFLDNYSQWKETYSLTKILVTIQDLLANPDLSKPVNGEAAEMIMRSPHTYRQMVLDCVVASQRVEDSYQSIDPAKYIIQTPHADLESRVRFKVPDTQKSSRKIFTSRPPAKMAKLSFEDYHVTWSGIATSKARQDLKNPLLEAIKDKPALQKAHLGLPQEEIEEQMKRQLEEHETLMYGRFRTKPSEEEERAVKLARLNKMKKIYLPPRMSPTNIHSTEPPPPSGKGKEEPWEKEVDDLVAWTSKLDAKALEV, from the exons ATGGCGGATAAATCACG ggtgtgttttttttccagaccAGACAGTGATAAACCAGTAATTTTTTCAAGAGCACATCTGCTGATTGAAAGAGAATATGAAAACTTCCAGAAGGATAACCCATgg GGAATTGAAGCCCGTCCACTgacaaatgaaaatgtgtttgaatgGGTTGCAAAGATGAGGGGCTTGCAGGACACAGTATGGgaag GAGGAACATTTACATTATACATCAAGTTTGATGAGCATTTTAATGTCAGACCACCTGACGTGTGCTTCCATACTATTCCTTTCCATCCAAATG ttGACATGATCACAGGCCGTCCCTGTATAGACTTCCTAGACAACTATTCACAGTGGAAGGAAACATACTCCCTAACAAAGATTCTAGTCACAATTCAG GACTTACTGGCGAATCCTGACCTGAGCAAGCCTGTGAATGGTGAGGCTGCAGAGATGATCATGAGGTCGCCTCACACATACAGACAGATGGTGCTAGACTGTGTGGTGGCCTCACAACGAGTGGAGGACTCCTACCAGAGCATTGACCCTGCTAAATACA TAATACAGACACCACACGCAGACCTGGAATCCAGGGTAAGGTTCAAGGTGCCAGACACACAGAAGTCCAGCcgtaaaatatttacttctcGCCCACCAGCCAAGATGGCAAAACTCTCATTTGAGGACTACCATGTCACCTGGAGTGGGATAGCTACCTCAAAGGCTCGACAGGACCTTAAAAATCCTT TGTTGGAGGCGATCAAAGACAAGCCTGCCCTACAGAAGGCTCACCTTGGCCTGCCCCAAGAGGAGATCGAGGAACAGATGAAAAGACAACTTGAGGA ACATGAGACGCTGATGTATGGTCGGTTCCGCACCAAACCTTCAGAGGAGGAGGAGAGAGCTGTAAAACTGGCACGGCTCAATAAgatgaagaaaatatatctcCCACCTCGAATGTCACCCA CCAACATCCACAGCACAGAGCCGCCACCACCATCTGGGAAAGGGAAAGAAGAACCATGGGAGAAAGAGGTGGACGACCTTGTCGCCTGGACTTCCAAACTTGATGCCAAGGCACTAGAGGTCTGA